Within Labrus bergylta chromosome 18, fLabBer1.1, whole genome shotgun sequence, the genomic segment TGCTAGACTAGCTTAAAATCAAAGATCTATGGTTGATGCAAGACAACCCTTTCCTGAGGTTGCACGGGGTTTGCTGTTTTCAGCGTCCTCTGTCTTGGTCATTGCGGCTAAGTTGATTTAGCGTCGAAAAACCACAACGCAGCAGCGTCTGCTACGCTGTGTTTTTAGCAGGCCTACAGTCACCACAGCTTCACATCTGTGAGCTCTAGGTCTCCCATGATCTCCAACTGGTCAATGCTGCTCAGGTCCTGCACCCGATGTCTGAACTCAAACAAGTGAGAGCCGTTCACTGCCAGTTTGAACTGATGAGGCTGACAGAGGATGAGAATCTGACGACATCAACACAGAGTAATAATCAATCATCTCAAAGCAAACAGACATATTAAGAAACAGTTCACATTCTGCACATCTAATGTGATAAAAGTCTAATACACTTGCAGCAGGCAGCAAAAGCCCTTCAAAATAGAAGTTAAGGTGTTGCCAGCTCCTACCTCAAAGTATTCCCCTGATGAGAAGGGAAAGAAGGGCAGCTCACGCTCCTCTTGACCCCAGGCTTCACTCAGGTACGAGTTCCTGATAAACATGCCAGACTTCATGCGGGGATTCAGATGGAGGGCGATGTTCTCCGTCTTCCTGGTGCGGAGGTTCACTGTAAAACTGGAGGAAACGCAGATTAAAAGGTCAGTCCATTCAAATCAGAAATCTTATTTGTTACAAAGAAATGTGCTGTATGTAAGCAGATCAAACAAGTCAGTCAGACATGCCTGTTCTGTGCTGTGACGAGGTGTAGTTCACTTTACCTGTGAGGGTACATGCAGACCTGCCCTTTGATTGTTATATGCTGTCCAGGGCTCATCCCTTTTAGTATACTGCCTTTGTAAGGTAGGCTCTGAAATGGATACATTTCATTAATTATTGATATGCGGACACTTTTTAGACCAACTGATTAGCAAAGCAATAAAAATGAGTGGATCAAATTCTATGATAATGTCCTTTCAATAATTAGTTTGTCTCTCTCAATCCAACAACGTAAACCAAGACAGGTTCATGTCACAAGCATAAACACCAACAACCCTAGACTGTGTCAAAGAAATGGATGTAggatttttgattttaaatgagaACCCACTGCTCTAAACCTGAATCATTAAGCCTTTAGGCTATTACTAGTCCATTATTGGGCCAAAAGGGGGGAACTGCATTGattgtaaaacatgtttagtTTATGTTTCAGTTTATCTTCTCAATGAGTGGTTTAAGGACTTCTTGACTacagcagtttttttaaaagtttcatCACATTTAGAGTAAAGCCAGGTATGCCGTAGGGTGTCACCATCTATGATTGACAGGCTGCTACCACTGGGACCTGTCAACCAGGCTAGAGACATAGCAGTGTGGCTCAAACCTGTCCACCAGGTATGTTATCATCTGGctccaaaaaataaaccaataacACGTTAAAGATATTGAACATTATTTCATAAACCAATAAGTAACATGGCTACATCCATTTCTTGTATTCAGTCAATGCAAGGAACACAGGCCCATGTGAACAATCATGCTGATGTTGAATGAATCCCCTGTATAGTGATCCATATCTTATTGCCTGTCAAGTATAGATTCATCCAACATGACCGTATGCATTCACATTTACTTACATTTGactgtgtgttagtgtgaactgtgtacatatgtgtgtgagaagtgaATCCAATCAAAACATATTTAGTGGTTAAATTGTAACCAGCTATTAGTTTGGTTTGTCCAGAACAGTTAACAGtgccaagaaaaagaaagagaaccCTTCTGACTAACCGACAAATATCAGTCAATCACCCAATAAAAATCATTCTAATGTACGTTAATGCACAATTGTACTCAAATAATCAAGTTACACATTGGCATATTTATTAAAGTTatcagaaaatacatttgataGGTCTAATGTAATTGATAGCGGAAAGGCATTTGCTGCTGAAATAATGCCCCTCAACACTGTGAAAATGAAGAGTAAAAAACAGCCTGGACACagtaaaaaaagtaattctTCACAGGGACTAGGGCTGATTCTGGCTTCAGATCACCTTAGATTTTGAGATGGAAAAAAACTCCTTCAATCAATGAACAGAAAAGTCAAAGAGATTAGTGGAGAGGTGACCTAAATACAATAAACATTTAGTGTAGATCACTGCTGTTAAATAAGGTTTAAttgaaaggaagaatgtgcgactttttgatccagtagatgtcgcccttgagcatcaGCTTGAAATCAAAACTAACTTCTGTAAGTGGACACCTCCACCACGTTGAATCCTCCACTCTCCTACAGCGACACATCTCAAACCCTCTCCCCTCGCGTTTGCAaaaaaggagttatcaaatttGAACTCACCATAATCAAGCACTAAGCGCAAGAGGCTGACTCAATTGTCCTCGTCTCCAGctgcttcttttctctagtccctcacttaaacagcttttcTACGCAAAGGGACGAGCAGGCCGTCCGTCCCGTCCGTGTAAACCCGACAACATCACAGGCTCGcatgtcacactcattgtagacagtgaagactcagagagatattttcAGAGggtatacttgatttctgctacatttatgtGTATATAATGTCACACATCCTTTAAGAACTTCAGCCTGACTTTCAGCAATTACTTTAATAAATGCGTCGCTTAGTTAATATTTCAGGTGGATGTTAAGGTTCTATTATTGTGAATTTCAAGAAAACTCAGCTGGTTTGTAAACAATCCCTCCTGGATGACTTTGTTTTAGCCATGCTGGTGTGTTTCCTGATCTCGTAAACCACAAAGCAAACCAGAAATCCAAAAACACAGTGGGACGATGgcgaaacaaacaaagaaatcattGAGGAGCTGTGATCCAGTTTTAGTGGCATCACATGATACTGGGCACATTTAGGCACAGAGGGTTTGTGTGTATGATTCAAATGGAAAAACTCACCAAGTCACCTGATTCTGAATATATCGCctaaaaaaggggaaaaaaggacaAATTTAGAGATGAAAGATATTTTCATTAAATCAGTTAAACGTGTTAGGATTAAATGAAGTAAACAAGAGATTTGAGTCTACATACTGAGGTTGGGATGTAGCCAATAGCGTGCACTGTGACATTCCCAGAAATAGAAAAGGTGTCGACCCTGTTTAGTGGGATTTTGTGCTTGTATTGCAGCAGGTGAGCACCATTTACTGCCACCTGAGGGAAAAGGGAAGTCATTTTATTGCCTTATTTTATAGAAATCACACTGCTATGCACATGTACTGTCTTACTGGTGCCTCTATCTTCACCAGCTTGTATAACTCAACCTTGAAGACGCCTTCGTGCACCAGGATGATAGTCTCAAAGGGGGCTCCACGTTTGAAGGGCAGCTGATGGAGCGTCTCCTCTTTGCCCCAGCTCTCGTGCTTCAGGGAGTTACAAACCACACAGGGCGAGCCTTTGAAGCGAGGGCTGAAGTGGAAGGCGACGTCAGAGCGCGGCTTGGTGCTGCAGCCACTTGACAAGTCGATCTGAAACCTCAAGAGAGAACGCACACCGTGGCGGGATAACCAGGCAAAGTGGACAAACTGCCCATACCACACAAAGGTCACGTCATGTCAAATAGTCGGCATATCTCAAGCACGATATCACCAGCGCCAGGGGTGAGTTGATTCATAAAGGCCCTGTATCCAATTATTGTtgtttgaagaaaaagaaaaagagtgaaCTAAAGAATCCACAAAAATGTTCAGGGACTAAATCTTGTGCTCAAACCGAGAATTTGCAAAGTTTCTTTAGGCATCACACTAACCTAACCTCTGATCTGCTGAGCGGAAATTAGTCTAAACAGATCTTGACGCTAATATAATTACAAATTCCTATAAAATCTGTGTAACCgatagggaaaaaaaagagatgaagttCCTCCACATGCTACACATGGGCTCTATATTCAAGTGTAAGATTGGCACATCCTCACACAGTGTTGCTCAATAACAACTTACCTGTCAGCATCTGGGGGCACAGTGCCTTGGATGATGATGATCTCCCCAGGGTGCAGGCCACCAGGAATGGGCCCTGTGTATGGGACCACCTGAGGTAGAGTTGCCATTAAAGCACTTTATACACCTGCACtgacaacacctggagacaTGCTATCTAAACGCCTCTGTGTTTCATTTGCGCTACAATAGGCTAAACACTGACCAGCATGATTAACTAACGCTGTGTGTGCAGGCCGTTTCAAGACAACTGCTTGAAATCACAGCATTAACCACGACCACCTTTAGTTTTTAGCTGTGTTGCGGGCTATAACTGGGTCTGTGGATCACTGCATGGTGGAATCAAAGGGTTGATTTAGAGCAACATAAAAAATGATAAGCCTCTTACCGGATTCAGCACAGTGTGTTTCGCATTTGCCACAGACATCGGGCTCGTTGTGTCAGTCTACAACATGTAGCTGTGATGAAAGACAACGGAGTCTGCGGTAAATCTGACCGGTTAGTAAAAAATCCTGCACTACGCAGGGTTGAAGGCAACGAGCACCGTCTCTCCATCAGAACACAGAACAGCGTGCGCATGCGCAGATTCAACCACGTGATCAAGTCCGCTGAAAGGCTGAACACTAAAAATCCACTCCATTTTTGTTCAATTACTTTATAAACTAATTAATTGTGACTTCTTTTTCAGTGTTATTATTTAGTGCTTAAACAGTGATAAGCCCTTTTTTcctcaaaaatgaataaatactttaatgTACCATCTTCTCTCAGACTATAGCCAACAAAGAACTGTTGGGAATAATGTGATTCTTATATTTAATACCGATactcattaaaataaattatatttcagGAAGTGGGTAAGACAAATGCGTGAAaagttcaacaacaacaataacaatactAATAATTATAGTTAATAATGATTGATAATCGTAAATGCATATTAGATTTTCAAATGTTACTGAACTTTACTGTTGGTGGTTgttgtaaaatacaaataatgagATTTATGGGATTATtgagaatagaatagatgtttattgccatttgcacaggtacaggacagtacaggtacattggaattcttgtgcgtttctccctgagtcagcttctacaaaaacaaggtaaaattatatataaaacagactagcattgtaagaaaaaaataaaaataaacaagttgtaGTAACAactaagtgatttaaaataaactg encodes:
- the lgals8b gene encoding galectin-8 isoform X1 yields the protein MSVANAKHTVLNPVVPYTGPIPGGLHPGEIIIIQGTVPPDADRFQIDLSSGCSTKPRSDVAFHFSPRFKGSPCVVCNSLKHESWGKEETLHQLPFKRGAPFETIILVHEGVFKVELYKLVKIEAPVAVNGAHLLQYKHKIPLNRVDTFSISGNVTVHAIGYIPTSAIYSESGDLSLPYKGSILKGMSPGQHITIKGQVCMYPHSFTVNLRTRKTENIALHLNPRMKSGMFIRNSYLSEAWGQEERELPFFPFSSGEYFEILILCQPHQFKLAVNGSHLFEFRHRVQDLSSIDQLEIMGDLELTDVKLW
- the lgals8b gene encoding galectin-8 isoform X2; protein product: MSVANAKHTVLNPVVPYTGPIPGGLHPGEIIIIQGTVPPDADRFQIDLSSGCSTKPRSDVAFHFSPRFKGSPCVVCNSLKHESWGKEETLHQLPFKRGAPFETIILVHEGVFKVAVNGAHLLQYKHKIPLNRVDTFSISGNVTVHAIGYIPTSAIYSESGDLSLPYKGSILKGMSPGQHITIKGQVCMYPHSFTVNLRTRKTENIALHLNPRMKSGMFIRNSYLSEAWGQEERELPFFPFSSGEYFEILILCQPHQFKLAVNGSHLFEFRHRVQDLSSIDQLEIMGDLELTDVKLW